GCTCATAGACTACATGAAGAAAAAGGCCTTTCTGCCGCAGAGAATCAAGATACTGGTGGTGGACGAGGCAGACAGGATGTTCGACATGGGCTTCATCAAGGATCTCAGGTACATCCTCAACCGTCTCCCTCCCTATGACCAGAGGCAGTCTCTGCTGTTTTCCGCCACTCTGTCGGCGCGTGTTATTGAGCTGACCTATCGCTATATGAATCTGCCGGAAGAGATTTATGTGACCCCTGAAGAGGTAACCGTCGACGCTGTAGACCAGTCGGTCATACATCTTGCCAAAAATGAAAAGCTTTCTCTGCTGCTGGGACTGCTGTCTCGGGAAGAATGGACCAGGGTTCTCATTTTTGTCAACACCAAGGCCGGCGCAGAATGGCTTGCCGCAAAATTGAAGGCCAATGGGCACGCGGCCCAGGCCCTTACTGGCGATTTGAATCAGCGCAGGCGGCTGCGGCTGGTGAATCGCTACAGGCAAGGAGACCTGAAGATACTGGTGGCCACAGACGTGGCTTCCCGCGGCCTTCATGTGGAAGATATTTCCCATGTGATCAATTACGACCTGCCGCAAGACCGGGAAGACTATGTGCACCGGATCGGCCGCACTGCCCGGGCAGGAAAATCAGGCAAGGCAATAAGCCTGGCATGTGAAGAGTACGTCTATTCGCTGTCCGCCATCGAGGAATACATCGGCGAGAGAATTCCGGTCATATGGCCGTCTGACGACTGGTTTCTGCCTGACCGCGCCAAATCAATCAGCAAAGCACCCCGCAGGGCAAGACGCGGCAGAGAGAGAGAGGCTGCAGCATCGAGAAAAAGGCGAGGCCCCCGGAAGAAGACCGGCAGACCCGCAGGAGCATCTGCTTCTCAGACCTCGAAGCCTGCCGGCAAAGCGCAGAAACGCTCATCCCGCCGAGGCAAGCGAAGCCGCAGCCGCAGAGGCCCGGCAGGGCAAGGGCAGCAGCAAGCCAGGCAGCGTGATTGAGCAGTGCACCCGAACTCCCCACCCCTCTGGATTCCAGGCGCAGTTTATGCAGCATTTGTGGCAGGGACAATGCCCTGTGGCGCTAACCCGGCCTCATGCCTGCTCGTTTCGCATCCCCGCCAGGCAGCATAGACAGCAGCGAAAGAATCACCTGCAGCAAACTGCTGGAACGTGGAGAAACTGCCGCGCCAGCATGCGGCCACTGAACATTGGCTAGATGGGCTGTTCTCTGCCTGGCCAACCGCACAGCACCAGCAAGCTCCTGGCGGTCGGCTGCTGATGCTTCCAGCGACCACCGG
Above is a genomic segment from Deltaproteobacteria bacterium containing:
- a CDS encoding DEAD/DEAH box helicase, with translation MTRRGRRRWRGTGRDSEDAVTARRQPVKAEGKPFTEFDLCDAVQQGIRDAGFLRCTPIQELTLPITLEGRDVAGQAQTGTGKTAAFLITIFERLLRMPKRKAGMPSALILAPTRELTLQIYHDAQILGAHTGLNMMAVFGGIDYQRQAAQLRQGTDIVVATPGRLIDYMKKKAFLPQRIKILVVDEADRMFDMGFIKDLRYILNRLPPYDQRQSLLFSATLSARVIELTYRYMNLPEEIYVTPEEVTVDAVDQSVIHLAKNEKLSLLLGLLSREEWTRVLIFVNTKAGAEWLAAKLKANGHAAQALTGDLNQRRRLRLVNRYRQGDLKILVATDVASRGLHVEDISHVINYDLPQDREDYVHRIGRTARAGKSGKAISLACEEYVYSLSAIEEYIGERIPVIWPSDDWFLPDRAKSISKAPRRARRGREREAAASRKRRGPRKKTGRPAGASASQTSKPAGKAQKRSSRRGKRSRSRRGPAGQGQQQARQRD